The genomic segment CCCAGGAGCTGCTCCAGGCCGGAGAACGCCATGTCAGGCATGAGGGACACACAGGGTCGCATGGTCCTCGATACCTATCGCAAGCGTCTGATTCTGGTCTGGTACTCCTGGCAGGCCATCTGCAACGACGGTGGCGCATCTGCGGTCAGGCCGCCTGATTGGCATAGTCGCACCAGATGACTGACTGCCGGCTGACAGAGACGTTCTTTTCTGATCAGAAAGCTTGAGGCCGTCATCAATTCGCTGGGGGAGCTTCTTCACGCGTGTTGGCCCAAGCGGGTCCCGCTCGAGCCATTTGCCGCATTCCGGGCCGAGATAGTCGATCAGTTCGGGATGATGGCTGATGATCACGGCCTGAGGGAACCCTTCGCCACAGGCAGTATTCAGCTCCATGAGCCAAGGCTGGATTTCGGGCAAGGCAATGTAGTTTTCCGGCTCGTCGAGGAAGACGGTGTGTCCGAGGTCTTTCAAGCCGAGCAGCAGCGCATAGAGAACAACAAGGACCCGTTGCCCATCGGAAAGTTGCTCAAAATCGAAGAAGACCGGAGAGGCCTTCTGCTCTTCGCTGGCAAATCCGACCTTCAGGATTCGGTACTTCCCTGCCTGCTCCAGTTTGAAGACATGAAAACCGGGGATGGCCTCCCGCAGCTTTTCGGTCAATTGGAAGATCTTGTCCTGGTGCTCCTGGGAGATGCACCGGTACCAGGAAGCGAAGTTGGTGCCGTCCCGGTTGAGCCAGTCGGACTCCTCTTCAGCTTCGGAGGTCATGGCCTTCGGCTGGAGGCTGACGACAAACAGCATCTCGAGCCATTTTTTGAACCAGGTCAACTTCCTGTTGTCGGGCCGCGAAACAATCGTAGCCAACGCCGACACGGACCAATCAAAGGAATACTTTGGGCCGGGTTCGTGATCGTCGTGGTAAAGGCTTACCTCGCCATGCCTGAACTCAAACAGGGGCTTGCCTTCAAACAACAGCCGTTCGAGCTCGACCCGCTGTTTCTTGAGGTCGGGATTGTGGGAGATGACCAGCCTGTAGGAGAAAAGACCTTCCTCGCTCTCCACATCGACTTCGAAGGACTGTTCCGTCTGCTTGACCCAGGCGGCGAGATCCTCCGGCGGGAACACTTCGCTGATCTTGGCGTTGTCCACGATCAGATGGCGGATGTTGAAGAGCAGATCGAAAATGGTGGATTTCCCGCCTCCATTCGGCCCGAGCAGCAGGGTCAGCTCATCGAAATGCATTTCGAAATTGACCAGGCATCGATAGTTGTTCGCATAGAGCCTCTTCAGCATCATGGGCCTCCCTTTGCCTTTCTGGTCGCGATTTTTTTTCCAGCCGCCGGTGGTGACCATTGATCCGATCTCCCCCGAACACCTCAAGCCAGGGCGCGGATTCCACGTCCCTGCCACGGTCCATCAGGCGGCCGGCCCCCGGCGGCGGGCGAGGGCGATGAGCTCGTACTCCATGCCCAGGAGCTGCTCCAGGCCGGAGAGGAGGCGGACGATGAGCTTTTCCACCGGCTTACCCCGGGCCTTGACCACCGGGATCGGCTTTCTGTGCAAGGCAACCAGCTCGAGGCTGGCCCGTTCCAGGAGACCGGTCAGGGCCCGGGCGTCGAAGTAGTGGACATGGAAGCCGTGGTAGAGCTTCCGGACCGGGTAGGTGAAAAGGCCGCCGGAGGCGAGGTAGAAGCCCCGGGCCAGAATCCGGAGGAGGGAGGCCTCGTTGGGCACGTCCAGCATGAGGATGCCGCCCTCGGCCAGGAGATTGGCGGCTGCCCGCAGCTGGGTCAGGGGATCCAGGAAGTGCTCCAGGGCATCCCAGAGGGTGATGGCGGCAAAGCTGCCGGCCGGCAGGGCCACCGTGGTGAGATCCGCGCCCACCCTGACCGGAATGCCAAACCGCTCCCGGGCGTAGCGGGCGGCAAAGGCGGAGACATCCACCCCCTGCACCTGCCAGCCCGCCTCCCGGGCCATGGCCAGAAAGATGCCCGGGCCGCAGCCGATATCGAGCAGCCGGCCCCGCCGGGGCTGGTGCCCGGCGAGCCGGGCCAGGCCCTGGCGGAAGGCCTGGATGTTGGCGTCCTCCTTGCCGTGATCCTGGTCGGCGACGATGTTGCCGAAGAAGTACTCCTGCCGTTCCTGGTAGTAGTCGGCGGCATAGAGGCCGGCCAGGGTTTCCGGCGTCGGCATCGGTGACAGGAAGACCACGCCGCAGTCCCGGCAGTGCCGGACCGTGAAGGCCGGCAGCCGGAAGCGGTTGCCGACCCGCCTGGAGCGGCAGATGCGGCAGGCATTGATCGCCTGGTAGCCAGGCTTCTCGTCAGGCATATCCCTCCTCGTCCTCCTATTCCAGATAGCCCAGGTCCCGCATCCGCTGGGCGATGGCCTCCCGTTCCGCCCCGGTGTATGTCCGGGCCGGTTGGCCGGCGGCCGGGGCTGGCGGTGCCGGTGGTTTTCCCCCCCCCGCCGCCCCGGAGGCCACCGGCTCGGCCAGCAGCTCGGCGAGCACTCGGCCGTCCATGTGGTCAGGAATGGGCAGCCCGAGGAGGGCCAGGATGGTGGGCGCCACATCGATGATCCGGGCATCCGCCAGGCGGAAGTCCGGCCGGATGCCGTGGCCGGCGGCGAAGAAGACCCCGAAGCGGCGGTGGTCACCGGAGATGACCCGGGCGTCCTCCGCCGGGATCAGGGGGTAGGCGGCGGGATCCTGGTCTGCCGGGCCGCCGGGAAGGGCCAGGCCGCTGATCCGCCCATCCTCCCGCCAGCGGATGGTGAGGTCCGGGGCCCGGCCGGCATGGGCGCCGTGGTAGATCTCGTCCCGGAGCAGCACCGCCTCGACGATCCGCTCGCCGCTGGCCGCATCCCGGCAGTCCAGGAGGGCGGCCTTGAGCTCGGCCAGGAGGGCGGCCGCCTCGGCGCCGGGGGAGACGATGCCCTGGCCTTCCCGGCCGGCCAGGTTCAGGCGGATGTTGGCGAACAGGGTATCCGAATAGGCCCGGGTGCGGGACCAGTCGATGCCGGTGAAGCAGAGCCGGCTTTGCACCCGGTTGCGCAGGCCCGGCAGGAGGCGGGCGATGGCCTCCTTGCCCCGGCGGGGCAGCTTGGCGGCCACCAGCCGGTAGGCCGCCTGGAGGGCGGTGGTGACCGCGGGCCCCAGGCCGGGCCGGCGCTCCTGGTAGGCGAGGTAGCCGTGGGCTGCCAGCCAGGCGTTGAGCTGGTTGGCAGCCGGGTGCTTGGGGCCGGCGCCGTGGTCGGAGAGGATGACAAAGACGTCTTCCGGTCCCAGGAGGCCGCAAAGCTCGCCGGCGATGGCATCCAGGGTCTGGTAGACCCGGGGGATCACCGACCCGTAGCGGGCCGCCAGGCCTGGATCGTGGGCCGGGTGCCCGGGATCCAGGTGCTTCCAGAAGCAGTGCTGGGCCGCATCCAGGCTGCGGAAGACAATGATGCCCAGATCCCAGGGCTTCTCCTGCAACAGGGCCAGGGCCACCTGCCGCTTCTGCTCGATCTCGGCAAAGAGCAGGGCGACCGCCTCGTCCAGGCGGCCATCGACGATGCAGCCGGTAAGCCCCGGCTCGATGATGTAGCGGCCGAAGCGGTCTTCCAGCTCGGCCAGGATGCCGGCCGGATGGCAGAAGCCCGGGCTGGCGGTGCCCGGGGCGTCGAGGCCGGCCAGGAGGATGCCATGGGCCAGGGCCTCGGCCGGGTAGCTCATGGGCACGTTGACGCTCACCGTGGCCAGGCCGGCGGCGTCCGCCAGCTGCCACAGGGCCGGCACCGCCCGCTCGCCGCCGTTCACGAAGCGGATGCCGTAGCTTTGCGGCTCGAAGTCATAGAACTCGTAGATGCCGTGCCGGCCCGGGTTGGCACCGGTGGCAAAGGAGGTCCAGGAGGCGGCGGAGCGCAGGTTGGGGGCCGGATCCAGGGGGCCGTGGGCGCCATAGGCCGCCAGCCGGGCCAGGTTGGGCAGCCTCCCTTCGGCCATCCACGGGCCCATGAGATCGAAGGTGGCGCCATCCAGGCCCATGACCAGGACCCGGCGCCGAGCGGGGGGGGAGGTCTGCTCCTGTCGACTCATCGGCCGCTCTGGGAGGCAGTGGCGTGTGAGGCCGCGAAGATGGTCAGGCGAACAGCCACGGACCCGAGCCGCTCGATCAAGGGCCGGCGGGCGGACAGCTCCTCGCTGGCCCGGACCAGATTGAGAAAGCCTTCCCCCCGGGCCTCCATGAAGCTGGTGCCGGTAAGCGGGCTGGGGAAATCCCTCATAAAGCCGGCCAGGAACTGGTTGCGCCGAATCGGCTGGCAGCCGGCGTACAGGGCTTCTTCGGTCAGGGTGTTGTGAAGACCACCCGGATTCTGGATCTCGATGCGACCGGGGAAGATGCGGATGATGATTTGCGACCCGGAAAGCTCATAGTCCCGGTGGACCACGGCGTTGACCACCGCCTCTTGGAGGGCGGTGTCCACGTAGGCTGGCCGATCGCGACGGCCCATGGCCTCTTTCCGCGCCACCGTGGCCAGTAAGGGCGAGGTCTGGAAGTAGCGGAGCACCTGTACGATCTGCTCGGGCACTGGACCGGTGATCCGCCTGGTGTCCACGGTTTGGCCGTCCGCCGGTTCGTGATCGTAGGCCGCAATGTCGATCACGGCCCCG from the Thermodesulfobacteriota bacterium genome contains:
- a CDS encoding AAA family ATPase, encoding MVTTGGWKKNRDQKGKGRPMMLKRLYANNYRCLVNFEMHFDELTLLLGPNGGGKSTIFDLLFNIRHLIVDNAKISEVFPPEDLAAWVKQTEQSFEVDVESEEGLFSYRLVISHNPDLKKQRVELERLLFEGKPLFEFRHGEVSLYHDDHEPGPKYSFDWSVSALATIVSRPDNRKLTWFKKWLEMLFVVSLQPKAMTSEAEEESDWLNRDGTNFASWYRCISQEHQDKIFQLTEKLREAIPGFHVFKLEQAGKYRILKVGFASEEQKASPVFFDFEQLSDGQRVLVVLYALLLGLKDLGHTVFLDEPENYIALPEIQPWLMELNTACGEGFPQAVIISHHPELIDYLGPECGKWLERDPLGPTRVKKLPQRIDDGLKLSDQKRTSLSAGSQSSGATMPIRRPDRRCATVVADGLPGVPDQNQTLAIGIEDHATLCVPHA
- a CDS encoding class I SAM-dependent methyltransferase; protein product: MPDEKPGYQAINACRICRSRRVGNRFRLPAFTVRHCRDCGVVFLSPMPTPETLAGLYAADYYQERQEYFFGNIVADQDHGKEDANIQAFRQGLARLAGHQPRRGRLLDIGCGPGIFLAMAREAGWQVQGVDVSAFAARYARERFGIPVRVGADLTTVALPAGSFAAITLWDALEHFLDPLTQLRAAANLLAEGGILMLDVPNEASLLRILARGFYLASGGLFTYPVRKLYHGFHVHYFDARALTGLLERASLELVALHRKPIPVVKARGKPVEKLIVRLLSGLEQLLGMEYELIALARRRGPAA
- a CDS encoding alkaline phosphatase family protein; translation: MSRQEQTSPPARRRVLVMGLDGATFDLMGPWMAEGRLPNLARLAAYGAHGPLDPAPNLRSAASWTSFATGANPGRHGIYEFYDFEPQSYGIRFVNGGERAVPALWQLADAAGLATVSVNVPMSYPAEALAHGILLAGLDAPGTASPGFCHPAGILAELEDRFGRYIIEPGLTGCIVDGRLDEAVALLFAEIEQKRQVALALLQEKPWDLGIIVFRSLDAAQHCFWKHLDPGHPAHDPGLAARYGSVIPRVYQTLDAIAGELCGLLGPEDVFVILSDHGAGPKHPAANQLNAWLAAHGYLAYQERRPGLGPAVTTALQAAYRLVAAKLPRRGKEAIARLLPGLRNRVQSRLCFTGIDWSRTRAYSDTLFANIRLNLAGREGQGIVSPGAEAAALLAELKAALLDCRDAASGERIVEAVLLRDEIYHGAHAGRAPDLTIRWREDGRISGLALPGGPADQDPAAYPLIPAEDARVISGDHRRFGVFFAAGHGIRPDFRLADARIIDVAPTILALLGLPIPDHMDGRVLAELLAEPVASGAAGGGKPPAPPAPAAGQPARTYTGAEREAIAQRMRDLGYLE